The Seriola aureovittata isolate HTS-2021-v1 ecotype China chromosome 3, ASM2101889v1, whole genome shotgun sequence genome includes a region encoding these proteins:
- the pld5 gene encoding inactive phospholipase D5 isoform X2 — MQLSDDPRSRGQDGAPPALLPSVSHMKSSSFSAVQQQGYSASIFLRRKDKLEQTQQKCIAIFALLCCFAVLVALIFSSVDIWGDDEDGITEDNCSRDCGIVLVENIPDDLFLPVTGRTHLPLSAGFHTLLDQAKHSVEVVSPVWDLNSWDLETMPSTAKQGQLLFQRLLNLKSRGVKLKIASSLTNSAELKTLAAHNAEVHFVNMTALTRGGLHSSFIIVDRKHIYIGSADMDWRSLSKRKELGVVVYNCSCLALDFHRVFSFYWQLHERDYIPSIWSKRVTALYGKNDALELQLNASHATAYVSTSPEVLCPKDRTRDVEAIYQVVQSAKTFIFISVTDYLPLVNRRFRGTSVTRYWSPIDEVIREAVVLRGVRVRLLISFWKKTHPLTFNFATSLKSLCMQLHNCSLERFFSHREQNDDIQHGLNHNKYMVTDNALYIGNHDWVGSDFAVNAGVGLVVQMNNSLKDRGATILEHVKAAFERDWRSRYAKSLQGSKDHQGKYRNLQQVKIHTETKENEWNSPLSL, encoded by the exons ATGCAACTGTCAGATGATCCAAGGTCGAGGGGGCAAGACGGGGCTCCCCCAGCACTCCTGCCCTCTGTGTCCCacatgaaaagcagcagcttcagcgCTGTCCAACAGCAGGGCTACTCTGCATCCATCTTCCTCCGACGCAAAGACAAGCTGGAACAG ACCCAGCAGAAGTGCATTGCCATCTTTgccctcctctgctgctttgcCGTGCTGGTGGCGCTGATCTTCTCATCTGTGGACATTTGGGGGGACGATGAGGATGGTATCACAGAGGATAACTGCAGCAGAGACTGTGG CATCGTGCTTGTGGAGAATATTCCAGACGACCTCTTCCTCCCTGTGACTGGCAGAacccacctccctctctctgctggctTTCACACACTGTTGGACCAGGCAAAGCACTCGGTTGAGGTGGTGTCACCTGTCTGGGACTTAAACTCTTGGGACCTGGAAACAATGCCAAGCACTGCCAAACAG GGTCAGCTTTTGTTCCAGAGACTGCTCAACCTGAAATCTCGTGGGGTTAAACTGAAGATTGCCAGCAGTCTGACTAACTCTGCTGAACTGAAGACCTTGGCAGCACACA ATGCAGAGGTTCATTTTGTTAATATGACAGCTCTTACCAGAGGAGGACTTCATTCCTCATTCATAATAGTGGATCGGAAGCACATTTACATCGGGAGCGCTGATATGGACTGGAGGTCACTCTCCAAG AGGAAAGAACTGGGGGTGGTGGTGTATAACTGCAGCTGTCTGGCTCTGGACTTCCACCGagtcttttcattttactgGCAGCTTCATGAGAGGGACTACATCCCCTCCATCTGGTCAAAGAGAGTTACAGCCCTCTACGGGAAGAATGACGCACTGGAGCTGCAACTCAACGCTAGCCATGCCACAGCTTATGTGTCT ACCTCCCCTGAAGTCCTCTGCCCAAAAGATCGCACCAGAGATGTAGAAGCCATTTATCAAGTCGTCCAGAGTGCAAAGACATTCATCTTCATATCTGTGACTGACTACCTCCCTCTGGTGAACAGGAGATTCAGAGGAACCTCAGTCACAAG GTACTGGTCACCTATCGATGAAGTGATCAGAGAGGCTGTGGTCCTGAGAGGAGTCCGAGTTCGCCTGCTGATAAGCTTCTGGAAGAAGACCCACCCCCTCACCTTTAACTTTGCCACCTCCCTCAAGTCACTCTGCATGCAGCTGCACAACTGCTCACTAGAG AGGTTTTTCAGTCACAGAGAGCAAAACGATGACATTCAACATGGACTCAACCACAACAAGTACATGGTGACTGACAATGCTCTCTACATCG GGAACCATGACTGGGTTGGTAGCGACTTTGCTGTTAATGCAGGAGTTGGGCTGGTGGTCCAAATGAATAATAGTCTCAAAGACAGGGGAGCGACAATCCTGGAGCACGTCAAGGCTGCTTTTGAAAGAGACTGGAGGTCGCGTTACGCTAAGAGCCTACAAGGAAGCAAAGATCATCAGGGCAAATACAGAAACCTGCAACAAGTGAAAATTCACACGGAGACTAAGGAGAACGAATGGAACAGCCCTTTGTCTTTATGA
- the pld5 gene encoding inactive phospholipase D5 isoform X1, giving the protein MQLSDDPRSRGQDGAPPALLPSVSHMKSSSFSAVQQQGYSASIFLRRKDKLEQTQQKCIAIFALLCCFAVLVALIFSSVDIWGDDEDGITEDNCSRDCGIVLVENIPDDLFLPVTGRTHLPLSAGFHTLLDQAKHSVEVVSPVWDLNSWDLETMPSTAKQGQLLFQRLLNLKSRGVKLKIASSLTNSAELKTLAAHNAEVHFVNMTALTRGGLHSSFIIVDRKHIYIGSADMDWRSLSKRKELGVVVYNCSCLALDFHRVFSFYWQLHERDYIPSIWSKRVTALYGKNDALELQLNASHATAYVSTSPEVLCPKDRTRDVEAIYQVVQSAKTFIFISVTDYLPLVNRRFRGTSVTRYWSPIDEVIREAVVLRGVRVRLLISFWKKTHPLTFNFATSLKSLCMQLHNCSLEVRFFSHREQNDDIQHGLNHNKYMVTDNALYIGNHDWVGSDFAVNAGVGLVVQMNNSLKDRGATILEHVKAAFERDWRSRYAKSLQGSKDHQGKYRNLQQVKIHTETKENEWNSPLSL; this is encoded by the exons ATGCAACTGTCAGATGATCCAAGGTCGAGGGGGCAAGACGGGGCTCCCCCAGCACTCCTGCCCTCTGTGTCCCacatgaaaagcagcagcttcagcgCTGTCCAACAGCAGGGCTACTCTGCATCCATCTTCCTCCGACGCAAAGACAAGCTGGAACAG ACCCAGCAGAAGTGCATTGCCATCTTTgccctcctctgctgctttgcCGTGCTGGTGGCGCTGATCTTCTCATCTGTGGACATTTGGGGGGACGATGAGGATGGTATCACAGAGGATAACTGCAGCAGAGACTGTGG CATCGTGCTTGTGGAGAATATTCCAGACGACCTCTTCCTCCCTGTGACTGGCAGAacccacctccctctctctgctggctTTCACACACTGTTGGACCAGGCAAAGCACTCGGTTGAGGTGGTGTCACCTGTCTGGGACTTAAACTCTTGGGACCTGGAAACAATGCCAAGCACTGCCAAACAG GGTCAGCTTTTGTTCCAGAGACTGCTCAACCTGAAATCTCGTGGGGTTAAACTGAAGATTGCCAGCAGTCTGACTAACTCTGCTGAACTGAAGACCTTGGCAGCACACA ATGCAGAGGTTCATTTTGTTAATATGACAGCTCTTACCAGAGGAGGACTTCATTCCTCATTCATAATAGTGGATCGGAAGCACATTTACATCGGGAGCGCTGATATGGACTGGAGGTCACTCTCCAAG AGGAAAGAACTGGGGGTGGTGGTGTATAACTGCAGCTGTCTGGCTCTGGACTTCCACCGagtcttttcattttactgGCAGCTTCATGAGAGGGACTACATCCCCTCCATCTGGTCAAAGAGAGTTACAGCCCTCTACGGGAAGAATGACGCACTGGAGCTGCAACTCAACGCTAGCCATGCCACAGCTTATGTGTCT ACCTCCCCTGAAGTCCTCTGCCCAAAAGATCGCACCAGAGATGTAGAAGCCATTTATCAAGTCGTCCAGAGTGCAAAGACATTCATCTTCATATCTGTGACTGACTACCTCCCTCTGGTGAACAGGAGATTCAGAGGAACCTCAGTCACAAG GTACTGGTCACCTATCGATGAAGTGATCAGAGAGGCTGTGGTCCTGAGAGGAGTCCGAGTTCGCCTGCTGATAAGCTTCTGGAAGAAGACCCACCCCCTCACCTTTAACTTTGCCACCTCCCTCAAGTCACTCTGCATGCAGCTGCACAACTGCTCACTAGAGGTG AGGTTTTTCAGTCACAGAGAGCAAAACGATGACATTCAACATGGACTCAACCACAACAAGTACATGGTGACTGACAATGCTCTCTACATCG GGAACCATGACTGGGTTGGTAGCGACTTTGCTGTTAATGCAGGAGTTGGGCTGGTGGTCCAAATGAATAATAGTCTCAAAGACAGGGGAGCGACAATCCTGGAGCACGTCAAGGCTGCTTTTGAAAGAGACTGGAGGTCGCGTTACGCTAAGAGCCTACAAGGAAGCAAAGATCATCAGGGCAAATACAGAAACCTGCAACAAGTGAAAATTCACACGGAGACTAAGGAGAACGAATGGAACAGCCCTTTGTCTTTATGA
- the pld5 gene encoding inactive phospholipase D5 isoform X3 — MAGPTTQEPVKTQQKCIAIFALLCCFAVLVALIFSSVDIWGDDEDGITEDNCSRDCGIVLVENIPDDLFLPVTGRTHLPLSAGFHTLLDQAKHSVEVVSPVWDLNSWDLETMPSTAKQGQLLFQRLLNLKSRGVKLKIASSLTNSAELKTLAAHNAEVHFVNMTALTRGGLHSSFIIVDRKHIYIGSADMDWRSLSKRKELGVVVYNCSCLALDFHRVFSFYWQLHERDYIPSIWSKRVTALYGKNDALELQLNASHATAYVSTSPEVLCPKDRTRDVEAIYQVVQSAKTFIFISVTDYLPLVNRRFRGTSVTRYWSPIDEVIREAVVLRGVRVRLLISFWKKTHPLTFNFATSLKSLCMQLHNCSLEVRFFSHREQNDDIQHGLNHNKYMVTDNALYIGNHDWVGSDFAVNAGVGLVVQMNNSLKDRGATILEHVKAAFERDWRSRYAKSLQGSKDHQGKYRNLQQVKIHTETKENEWNSPLSL; from the exons ATGGCGGGACCGACCACACAGGAGCCCGTGAAG ACCCAGCAGAAGTGCATTGCCATCTTTgccctcctctgctgctttgcCGTGCTGGTGGCGCTGATCTTCTCATCTGTGGACATTTGGGGGGACGATGAGGATGGTATCACAGAGGATAACTGCAGCAGAGACTGTGG CATCGTGCTTGTGGAGAATATTCCAGACGACCTCTTCCTCCCTGTGACTGGCAGAacccacctccctctctctgctggctTTCACACACTGTTGGACCAGGCAAAGCACTCGGTTGAGGTGGTGTCACCTGTCTGGGACTTAAACTCTTGGGACCTGGAAACAATGCCAAGCACTGCCAAACAG GGTCAGCTTTTGTTCCAGAGACTGCTCAACCTGAAATCTCGTGGGGTTAAACTGAAGATTGCCAGCAGTCTGACTAACTCTGCTGAACTGAAGACCTTGGCAGCACACA ATGCAGAGGTTCATTTTGTTAATATGACAGCTCTTACCAGAGGAGGACTTCATTCCTCATTCATAATAGTGGATCGGAAGCACATTTACATCGGGAGCGCTGATATGGACTGGAGGTCACTCTCCAAG AGGAAAGAACTGGGGGTGGTGGTGTATAACTGCAGCTGTCTGGCTCTGGACTTCCACCGagtcttttcattttactgGCAGCTTCATGAGAGGGACTACATCCCCTCCATCTGGTCAAAGAGAGTTACAGCCCTCTACGGGAAGAATGACGCACTGGAGCTGCAACTCAACGCTAGCCATGCCACAGCTTATGTGTCT ACCTCCCCTGAAGTCCTCTGCCCAAAAGATCGCACCAGAGATGTAGAAGCCATTTATCAAGTCGTCCAGAGTGCAAAGACATTCATCTTCATATCTGTGACTGACTACCTCCCTCTGGTGAACAGGAGATTCAGAGGAACCTCAGTCACAAG GTACTGGTCACCTATCGATGAAGTGATCAGAGAGGCTGTGGTCCTGAGAGGAGTCCGAGTTCGCCTGCTGATAAGCTTCTGGAAGAAGACCCACCCCCTCACCTTTAACTTTGCCACCTCCCTCAAGTCACTCTGCATGCAGCTGCACAACTGCTCACTAGAGGTG AGGTTTTTCAGTCACAGAGAGCAAAACGATGACATTCAACATGGACTCAACCACAACAAGTACATGGTGACTGACAATGCTCTCTACATCG GGAACCATGACTGGGTTGGTAGCGACTTTGCTGTTAATGCAGGAGTTGGGCTGGTGGTCCAAATGAATAATAGTCTCAAAGACAGGGGAGCGACAATCCTGGAGCACGTCAAGGCTGCTTTTGAAAGAGACTGGAGGTCGCGTTACGCTAAGAGCCTACAAGGAAGCAAAGATCATCAGGGCAAATACAGAAACCTGCAACAAGTGAAAATTCACACGGAGACTAAGGAGAACGAATGGAACAGCCCTTTGTCTTTATGA